In Providencia rettgeri, the following proteins share a genomic window:
- a CDS encoding DUF3150 domain-containing protein gives MSIQTLDKLLICHIDCSIWSGRKKLRPEDFRLANGSQLPPKDVASLGSKKICDPEALANFERLKKEAQRLCEQVGVRFLGGYAVPEDRIDQIVPELDRIGQEFAQCKQLFLDNYDQVTFDWVAKHPEFADAIRSALSPIEDVEQRLQFDYAIYRMQPAEQAGGLDDKVNGMGHTLFREVARDANELFERSVVGKNQISQRALNPLKRLRDKLDGLSFLDHRVQPMVEAMDNLFVRLPKTGPVTDNLYHELMATILILSDPDKMRMHGEGQLDIRQLMPKPEPKPAQPVSAQADNLRAIPQPTVRPNLGSTVPNSFYF, from the coding sequence ATGAGTATTCAAACCCTCGACAAACTTTTGATTTGTCACATCGACTGTTCCATCTGGAGCGGTAGAAAAAAACTAAGGCCTGAAGATTTCAGACTAGCCAATGGCAGCCAACTTCCACCGAAGGATGTTGCCAGCTTAGGGAGTAAAAAAATTTGCGACCCTGAGGCATTGGCGAACTTTGAAAGGCTTAAGAAAGAAGCGCAGCGCTTGTGTGAGCAAGTCGGTGTGCGGTTTTTAGGTGGCTATGCCGTCCCTGAAGACCGAATTGATCAGATTGTTCCAGAGCTTGACCGGATCGGTCAGGAGTTTGCGCAGTGTAAGCAGTTGTTCTTGGACAACTATGATCAGGTGACGTTTGACTGGGTTGCGAAACACCCGGAATTTGCAGATGCAATCCGAAGTGCATTATCGCCCATCGAAGACGTTGAACAACGGCTTCAGTTCGATTATGCCATCTATCGAATGCAACCGGCTGAACAAGCTGGAGGCTTAGATGACAAGGTCAATGGTATGGGACACACCCTCTTTAGGGAGGTGGCTCGTGATGCCAATGAACTGTTTGAGCGTTCCGTTGTAGGCAAGAATCAAATCAGTCAGCGAGCCCTTAATCCGCTCAAGCGATTAAGAGACAAGTTGGATGGTTTGTCCTTCCTGGATCATCGAGTTCAGCCGATGGTTGAAGCGATGGACAATTTATTTGTTCGTCTGCCGAAGACCGGCCCTGTGACAGACAATCTCTATCACGAACTGATGGCGACCATTTTAATTTTGTCTGATCCAGACAAGATGAGAATGCACGGTGAAGGTCAATTGGATATCAGACAACTGATGCCCAAACCTGAACCTAAACCCGCACAGCCAGTATCTGCTCAGGCAGATAACTTACGTGCAATACCACAACCAACCGTCAGACCAAACCTTGGTTCGACTGTACCAAACTCATTTTATTTCTAA
- a CDS encoding plasmid-related protein, protein MEYIFGFIIQIAGIMLLAKLSWSLLRLLARQSVRPFRFVLTQIKRLLTPTLKRRPMAVPKAPGMPRLTSAFYKEPHPYDMALLEIPTYLRRQSSLPSRAEATVCTEFN, encoded by the coding sequence ATGGAATATATCTTCGGATTTATTATCCAAATCGCAGGCATTATGTTGCTTGCAAAACTGAGCTGGTCGCTTTTGCGATTGCTTGCTCGTCAAAGCGTGCGTCCGTTTCGATTTGTACTTACTCAAATTAAGCGATTGCTCACACCAACACTAAAACGTCGTCCAATGGCAGTGCCTAAAGCTCCTGGTATGCCCCGTTTGACATCTGCGTTTTACAAAGAGCCACATCCGTACGACATGGCTTTACTCGAAATACCAACCTATCTGCGTCGTCAGTCTTCTTTGCCCAGCCGGGCAGAAGCGACTGTGTGCACAGAGTTCAACTAA
- a CDS encoding AAA family ATPase, translated as MTEQSPFLVQVNQAFNVPAPDAFVLEGFSADTTHPNIPVRKDEYVFRKEDLRDVLAFLSNPDGDGLYITGPTGCGKTSLICQVASRLNWPVQQITAHGRLELSDLIGHHTLVNGNMTFVYGPLALAVKHGHLLIINEMDLAEPAELAGLNDILEGAPLVIAQNGGEIIMPHNKFRFIATGNSAGSGDQTGLYQGVLQQNLAFLDRFRIIEATYAEPSVEEAILENVAPGLPEVFRQKMVKVAGDIRRLFIGGADGGAELSITMSTRTLVRWAKLTLAFKGAPNAVEYALVRSLTARAELEQREAIHRIAADVFGDHWED; from the coding sequence ATGACTGAACAATCCCCATTTTTGGTTCAAGTGAATCAAGCGTTTAATGTCCCGGCTCCTGATGCTTTCGTTCTGGAAGGATTTAGTGCCGACACTACCCATCCAAACATTCCCGTTCGCAAGGACGAGTATGTCTTTAGAAAAGAAGACTTACGTGACGTATTGGCGTTCTTGTCTAACCCAGACGGTGACGGTTTGTATATTACAGGCCCAACTGGATGCGGGAAGACCTCGCTAATTTGCCAAGTTGCTTCTCGATTGAATTGGCCTGTTCAGCAAATTACTGCGCACGGTCGATTGGAGTTGTCCGATCTTATCGGTCACCACACGCTGGTTAATGGCAACATGACCTTTGTGTATGGACCGCTGGCACTGGCTGTAAAGCATGGCCATTTGCTGATCATTAATGAAATGGATCTTGCTGAGCCTGCTGAACTGGCTGGGCTCAATGACATTTTGGAAGGTGCCCCGTTGGTCATCGCACAAAATGGCGGTGAGATCATCATGCCACATAACAAGTTTCGTTTTATCGCAACCGGCAACAGTGCGGGCAGCGGTGATCAAACGGGCTTGTATCAAGGCGTGCTTCAACAGAATTTGGCTTTCCTTGATCGCTTTAGAATCATTGAAGCGACCTATGCAGAGCCATCTGTAGAGGAAGCCATTCTGGAGAATGTTGCGCCGGGCTTGCCAGAAGTCTTTCGCCAAAAAATGGTGAAGGTGGCTGGTGACATTCGTCGTCTTTTTATTGGGGGCGCGGATGGCGGTGCGGAGCTTAGTATCACCATGTCCACTAGGACCTTGGTGCGCTGGGCAAAGTTAACACTTGCTTTTAAAGGCGCTCCTAACGCAGTGGAGTATGCACTGGTTCGGTCTTTGACGGCTCGTGCTGAGTTGGAGCAACGAGAAGCCATTCACCGTATTGCCGCTGATGTCTTCGGTGACCATTGGGAGGATTGA
- a CDS encoding single-stranded DNA-binding protein yields MKNQVTLIGYVGSEPETRAYPSGDLVTSISLATSEKWRDRQSNELKEHTEWHRVVFRDRGGFKLGLRAKDLIQKGAKLFVQGPQRTRSWEKDGIKHRLTEVDADEFLLLDSVNKASEPSPADDASSQANWAQTYPEPDF; encoded by the coding sequence ATGAAAAACCAAGTAACACTCATAGGCTACGTTGGCTCTGAGCCAGAGACGCGAGCCTATCCATCAGGTGATTTGGTGACCAGCATTTCGCTGGCCACTTCTGAGAAATGGCGCGACCGGCAATCCAATGAGCTCAAAGAGCATACGGAATGGCATCGGGTCGTTTTTCGAGATCGTGGTGGATTTAAGTTAGGGCTAAGGGCAAAAGATTTAATCCAAAAAGGAGCGAAGCTTTTTGTTCAAGGGCCTCAGCGCACGCGCTCATGGGAGAAAGATGGCATTAAGCATCGATTGACCGAAGTGGACGCGGACGAGTTTCTGCTTCTTGATAGTGTGAATAAAGCATCTGAGCCATCACCGGCGGATGATGCGAGCTCCCAAGCTAATTGGGCACAAACTTATCCTGAACCAGATTTTTAA
- the bet gene encoding phage recombination protein Bet — translation MEKPKLIQRFAERFSVDPNKLFDTLKATAFKQRDGSAPTNEQMMALLVVADQYGLNPFTKEIFAFPDKQAGIIPVVGVDGWSRIINQHDQFDGMEFKTSETKVSLDGAKECPEWMECIIYRRDRSHPVKITEYLDEVYRPPFEGNGKNGPYRVDGPWQTHTKRMLRHKSMIQCSRIAFGFVGIFDQDEAERIIEGQATHVVEPSVIPPEQVDDRTRGLVYKLIERAEASNAWNSALEYANEHFQGVELTFAKQEIFNAQQQAAKALTQPLAS, via the coding sequence ATGGAAAAACCAAAGCTAATCCAACGCTTTGCTGAGCGCTTTAGTGTCGATCCAAACAAACTGTTCGATACCCTAAAAGCAACAGCATTCAAGCAACGTGACGGTAGTGCACCGACCAATGAGCAGATGATGGCGCTCTTGGTGGTTGCAGATCAGTACGGCTTGAACCCTTTCACCAAAGAGATTTTTGCGTTCCCTGATAAACAAGCTGGAATCATTCCAGTGGTAGGTGTCGATGGATGGTCTCGCATCATAAATCAACACGACCAGTTTGATGGCATGGAGTTCAAGACTTCAGAAACCAAAGTCTCACTGGATGGCGCGAAAGAATGCCCGGAATGGATGGAATGCATTATCTATCGGCGCGACCGTTCACACCCAGTCAAAATCACTGAGTACCTGGATGAAGTCTATCGACCGCCTTTTGAAGGTAACGGCAAAAATGGCCCTTACCGTGTGGATGGTCCATGGCAGACGCACACTAAGCGAATGCTAAGGCATAAATCCATGATCCAGTGTTCCCGCATTGCGTTTGGCTTTGTGGGAATTTTCGATCAAGACGAAGCGGAGCGAATCATCGAAGGCCAAGCAACACACGTTGTTGAGCCATCTGTGATTCCACCCGAGCAAGTTGATGATCGAACCCGAGGGCTTGTTTACAAGCTTATCGAGCGGGCGGAAGCTTCAAACGCTTGGAATAGTGCATTGGAATATGCCAATGAACATTTTCAAGGTGTTGAACTGACGTTTGCGAAACAAGAAATATTTAATGCACAGCAACAAGCAGCCAAAGCGCTCACACAGCCTTTAGCTTCTTAG
- a CDS encoding endonuclease, whose translation MNRTNFLVTFLIALFAIPAFAEHPTSFSQAKRFAREIYQDNQSTFYCGCSYNNDGAIDAASCGYEPRKQPKRGERLEWEHVVSAWEIGHQRQCWQNGGRRNCEKNDPEFSKMVSDLHNLVPSVGELNGDRSNFRFGMIPNEPRSYGQCDFEVNFKDRRAEPPANRQGDIARIYFYMRDQYGLRLSRQQTQLFEAWSRMDPVDEWEKIRDLKIRSVQGNSNCHVTQSC comes from the coding sequence ATGAATAGAACTAATTTTCTCGTTACCTTCTTAATAGCGTTGTTCGCTATCCCTGCATTTGCAGAACACCCAACATCGTTCAGCCAGGCAAAACGATTTGCCCGAGAAATTTACCAAGACAACCAGAGTACGTTTTACTGTGGATGTAGCTATAACAATGATGGTGCGATTGATGCTGCATCTTGCGGATATGAACCAAGGAAGCAACCGAAACGAGGAGAACGCTTAGAGTGGGAGCACGTTGTCTCAGCTTGGGAAATTGGCCATCAACGCCAATGCTGGCAAAATGGTGGTCGTCGGAACTGTGAAAAGAATGATCCTGAGTTTTCTAAAATGGTTTCAGATCTCCATAACCTCGTACCATCTGTAGGAGAGCTCAATGGGGATAGGTCAAATTTTCGATTTGGCATGATTCCGAACGAACCAAGATCCTATGGTCAATGTGATTTCGAAGTTAATTTCAAAGACCGTCGAGCAGAACCACCAGCTAACCGTCAGGGTGATATTGCTAGAATCTATTTCTACATGCGAGATCAATACGGCCTAAGACTAAGCAGGCAACAAACTCAGCTATTTGAAGCTTGGTCAAGAATGGACCCTGTTGACGAATGGGAAAAAATACGTGATTTGAAGATTAGAAGTGTACAAGGAAACAGTAATTGCCATGTTACACAAAGTTGTTAA
- a CDS encoding YqaJ viral recombinase family protein: MKVIDLSQRTPAWHQWRIAGVTASEAPIIMGRSPYKTPWRLWAEKTGFVLPEDLSNNPNVLRGIRLEPQARRAFENAHNDFLLPLCAEADHNAIFRASFDGINDAGEPVELKCPCQSVFEDVQAHREQSEAYQLYWVQVQHQILVANSTRGWLVFYFEDQLIEFEIQRDAAFLTELQETALQFWELVQTKKEPSKCPEQDCFVPKGEAQYRWTSLSRQYCSAHAEVVRLENHIKSLKEEMRDAQSKLVAMMGNYAHADYAGVKLSRYMMAGTVDYKQLATDKLGELDEQVLAAYRKAPQERLRISTNKPEQPVETPIKISLEQDNLVLPGDSPSSFYF, encoded by the coding sequence ATGAAGGTTATCGACCTATCACAGCGTACTCCTGCATGGCACCAGTGGCGCATTGCAGGGGTTACGGCATCTGAAGCCCCAATTATTATGGGGCGTTCACCCTACAAAACACCTTGGCGATTATGGGCAGAAAAAACCGGATTCGTATTACCGGAAGACCTGTCGAATAATCCAAATGTGCTTCGCGGTATAAGGTTGGAGCCTCAAGCAAGGCGAGCATTTGAGAATGCGCATAATGACTTTCTTCTGCCGTTATGTGCAGAAGCCGATCATAACGCAATCTTTCGAGCCAGCTTTGATGGCATCAACGATGCGGGCGAACCTGTTGAACTGAAATGTCCTTGCCAGTCAGTTTTTGAGGATGTGCAAGCTCACCGAGAACAAAGCGAGGCGTACCAGTTGTATTGGGTGCAAGTACAGCATCAAATACTGGTCGCCAATAGCACGCGAGGTTGGTTGGTTTTCTATTTTGAGGATCAACTGATTGAGTTTGAAATACAACGAGACGCGGCGTTCTTAACTGAGTTGCAAGAAACAGCGCTTCAGTTTTGGGAGTTAGTACAGACCAAAAAAGAACCGTCAAAATGCCCTGAGCAAGATTGTTTTGTTCCCAAGGGTGAAGCCCAATACCGTTGGACATCGCTGTCTCGACAGTATTGCTCAGCACATGCCGAAGTGGTCCGACTGGAAAATCACATTAAATCTTTGAAAGAGGAAATGCGAGACGCCCAGTCAAAATTGGTCGCCATGATGGGTAACTACGCTCATGCCGACTATGCTGGGGTCAAACTCAGCCGCTACATGATGGCGGGCACGGTGGACTATAAGCAATTGGCCACCGATAAGTTAGGCGAGCTGGATGAACAGGTTTTAGCCGCTTACCGAAAAGCGCCACAAGAGCGGTTGCGCATTAGCACCAATAAGCCAGAGCAGCCCGTTGAAACACCAATCAAAATCAGTCTTGAGCAAGATAACTTGGTTCTGCCAGGTGACTCGCCGAGCTCATTTTACTTTTAA